In Nitrososphaerales archaeon, the DNA window CAACTATTGATAGGTATTGATCCGGGGAGCAGAATAGGGATAGCTGTATTTTATCTTCAGAAAGAGATAGACAGCCAGGTGGTCACATCTGTACGAAAGAGCATTGATCTGGTGAGCACGTTGATTAGAGGTACGGAGTCGAGGAAGAAGATAGTGAGAATAGGGTATGGTGATCCCTTAATGGCTAGCGAGATAGCTAACGAACTGTATGAAAAGTTCAGAGATAGTATAGCGATCGAATTTGTTAACGAACACGGGACATCTGCTGTTCATTCAGCAGATGTAAATAGGAGAGGTATGCGTGACAGATTATCTGCGAGAACTATAGCGCTAAGAAGGGGCAAACCCTTCAGGCCCCTCATTTCTGTTCGCAAGTAACGGTAACGGTATATGGTATTCTCTCCCGATGTTACGTGAAAGCCCTATGGTACTTAACATGATGGTATCGAACTCACCTTCGTATGCAGTTCTTATTGTGATATTTTCATCCGTTATCTTTGTTATCACACCAAATCCCTTCACATCATAAGCACTTCCAAGTCCAACGAACATACCTATGATGATATCTAACGGGAATACAACGTTTCGTATCCGCAATAGATCTTTATTGCGTACACAGATATCGTTCATGAAATTAATATTCTTGTTTGTTAATGGAATCGTCTTTTGTCCATTGGCTACGAATCTAACATACTGCGCTAACCGGCGCTCTTCCCTCAAAGCCCTAGTCTTAGCAATCCTCGGAGCATTTACATGCACCATATCAAACCCATCAAATTTTGCAACCTGATCACCTATGTGAACTATCAGGTCAGGTCTCAGTGTTTTTGCAAGTTCTATTTTGTAGCGCATTCCATGTTCGTCAACGTAACCATCTGTGTTGATAATAGATACATTGGATCTTGCTTGGATCCTTCTCTGTATCTGACTCATGCTTTCTATGATAAGTTTTTCTACGCCCATTGGAGAGATGGTACCGATGAACGCATACATTTGGGCATCAATATCCCTTAGATCTACAAGCTGTTTTCTGACCAAAGCTCCACCAATGCATCCAGGTGGGGCCAAGTCACCCTGTCCGACATCGCCATCTATTAACCCAGCAGTCAGGTTATCTACAATCATAATGTTAGAAAGGTAGGCTGCTAAGGTTGATTTTCCCGTATCAGTTGCACCTACAAGCATCACACTTTTTGGCCTTTCACGCATTCGACGAAGGAGATCTCTCCATATAGATACACCTATAGTATTGCCTTTGCAAATCCTGTAACTACCACCAGCTAGCAATCTGACCAATATTTTTGATGCACTTCTGGCTTCAAACGGGAGCGTCTTCCCTTTCCTTACATTAACTTCCTTGTATGCACTTGTACCCAAGACGGTAACGTTGCCTCGCCATCTTACGAATGCAGGTCCACTTATAAGCACAATACTACCGGCGGGAAGGTTTATGAGACGATCGACCACAAATATATATTCTTATGCCCACTACTATCAAATTTTTCTATCACTCATTTGCGATACTGTTGTATAAAATTTATTAAAAATATACATTTAATCTAGGAAATATTTGATAATCCTTAAATATATTATGTGTATATAATTAAACGAAGGAGACGATTTCTGGAGGTAGAAATCATGACATGCAAGGGAATATGCGTTAGATATAAGGCACAGAAACCAGTCGGTTCAGGCAGGTACGCCTCTGGACAAAAGCGTTGCCAGATATGTGAGGTATTTATTAGATGGGACGGATTATGGTGTCCTTGCTGCGGTTACAGGCTAAGAACAAAGCCTAGAAACCTTAAGTACAAAGCAAAGCTTAGAGCAAGGAAGAAGACTGAAAAGGTCCTTGAGCCCATAGCAATACGCACATAACTTGGCTTGACCTACTAGCGTTTTGATGTCCGTAGAGGAATATGTTGAACGTAGCGTAAGCATAGATGATAGAGTATTTTCAATACGCATTATACGTATGTTTAACGGATGTTTCGTTGCTATTTCTGAAGGGGATCAGAACAGAATTGGATCGCTTAACGTTTCTTTGCATGGATCTATGGGTGTAAACACGGCAAAGGTTATTCCTAGCAAGTATGATAGTGTATTTTTGAACATGGTGTCAGAACGTGTGGCTGGACTGGTGCAAGGCATATGTATAACATCATTATATACAAAGAACGCACTAGATCTGGAATCGATGAAAAGGATTATGGGGGTAATAACCGATGTGGTGAGTGAAAAGCATGGATCTGCGTGATTACTTGGGTGCGTTAAAAAAGGATAACGAACTTGTTAGCATTAGGAAGCCAGTCTCAACGAAGTTTGAAATAGCTTCGTTAACCGCACAGCTTGATGGTAGAGAAGCAGTTATCTTCGAAAATGTAAAGGAAAGCAAGATGCGTGTAGCCGCAAACGTGTGCGGCACAAGGAAGAGATTTGCATCTGCTATAGACGCAAGACAGGGTTCTATACATAACAGGGTCTTTGAAGCCCTGTCAAGACCCAAGAAACCAAAAACAGAAGCGGCAAAGTTCAATGACAACACGTCAAAGGACCTTTCGATCCTTCCTATAGTAACACATTTTGAAAAGGACGCAGGCCCGTTCATTACATCATCAATAGTGTTTGCAAGGGAGCAGGAGAGTGGAAATCAGAATGCGTCGGTGCACAGGTTCCTGCTAATGGACGAAAAGCACATGGCAGTAAGGATGGTTGAGGGCAGGCATCTGCACAAATGCTATCAATATGCTAGGGAACATGGTGAAGACCTCAAGGCTGCTGTTGTTGTGGGCGTTCATCCTGCAGTACTTATTGGGGCAGCGTATCAGGCGGCATATGGAGAGGACGAGATGGAGATTGCCAACTCCCTGATGAACGATACACTGTGTTTGACCGAGTGCACCTATGCGGGTCTGATGGTCCCTTCACATGCAGAGATTGTTTTAGAGGGTAGAATATTGAAAGATAGGTTCGAGGAAGAGTGGATGGTGGAGATGCTTCGTACTTACGATCATAAGCGAAAGCAGCCTGTGTTTGAACTGGAGACGTTACGGTACAGAAATGATGCAATCTATCATGACATTCTACCAGGATATGCGGAGCATAGACTGCTGATGTCTATGCCAGTTGAGGCCAAGGTACTTCAGGGTGTGAAGAATGTTGTGCCAACAACCAGGCAGGTGTGCTTGACCAATGGGGGCTGTAACTGGCTGCATGCTGTAATACAGATAAAGAAGAGATTGGAAGGAGA includes these proteins:
- a CDS encoding Clp1/GlmU family protein codes for the protein MVDRLINLPAGSIVLISGPAFVRWRGNVTVLGTSAYKEVNVRKGKTLPFEARSASKILVRLLAGGSYRICKGNTIGVSIWRDLLRRMRERPKSVMLVGATDTGKSTLAAYLSNIMIVDNLTAGLIDGDVGQGDLAPPGCIGGALVRKQLVDLRDIDAQMYAFIGTISPMGVEKLIIESMSQIQRRIQARSNVSIINTDGYVDEHGMRYKIELAKTLRPDLIVHIGDQVAKFDGFDMVHVNAPRIAKTRALREERRLAQYVRFVANGQKTIPLTNKNINFMNDICVRNKDLLRIRNVVFPLDIIIGMFVGLGSAYDVKGFGVITKITDENITIRTAYEGEFDTIMLSTIGLSRNIGREYHIPLPLLANRNEGPEGFAPS
- a CDS encoding UbiD family decarboxylase; translation: MDLRDYLGALKKDNELVSIRKPVSTKFEIASLTAQLDGREAVIFENVKESKMRVAANVCGTRKRFASAIDARQGSIHNRVFEALSRPKKPKTEAAKFNDNTSKDLSILPIVTHFEKDAGPFITSSIVFAREQESGNQNASVHRFLLMDEKHMAVRMVEGRHLHKCYQYAREHGEDLKAAVVVGVHPAVLIGAAYQAAYGEDEMEIANSLMNDTLCLTECTYAGLMVPSHAEIVLEGRILKDRFEEEWMVEMLRTYDHKRKQPVFELETLRYRNDAIYHDILPGYAEHRLLMSMPVEAKVLQGVKNVVPTTRQVCLTNGGCNWLHAVIQIKKRLEGESKNALVAAFAAHPSLKMAVVVDDDIDPADPESVEYAIATRFQADRDLIVIPNAKGSSLDPSSDQEKLLTTKVGIDATATLLKPRDRFEIANIPGNDRIKIDDYLC